From a single Kitasatospora azatica KCTC 9699 genomic region:
- a CDS encoding 5'-3' exonuclease, whose protein sequence is MLLDTASLYFRAYFGVPDSVKAPDGTPVNAVRGLLDFITRLVQDHHPDQLVACMDADWRPQWRVDLVPTYKTHRLAPESSEEEEIPDTLSPQVPIIEQVLDALGIARVGVPGYEADDVIGTLATHATTPVRIVTGDRDLFQLVDDARGVQVLYPIKGVGSAQLINEAALLDKYGVTGTEYADMAALRGDPSDGLPGVKGIGEKTATQLIREYGDLAGIRAAAADPLSKLTPARRKNLLEGAAYLDVAPTVVRVATDVPLPTFDPALPHEPLDPMTLEALTTQWGLGTSLTRLLDTLAATH, encoded by the coding sequence ATGCTGCTCGACACCGCCAGCCTGTACTTCCGGGCCTACTTCGGCGTCCCGGACTCCGTGAAGGCCCCGGACGGCACCCCGGTCAACGCCGTCCGCGGCCTGCTGGACTTCATCACCCGCCTGGTCCAGGACCACCACCCGGACCAGCTGGTGGCCTGCATGGACGCCGACTGGCGGCCGCAGTGGCGAGTGGACCTGGTCCCGACCTACAAGACCCACCGACTCGCCCCGGAGAGCAGCGAGGAGGAGGAGATCCCCGACACCCTCTCCCCCCAGGTCCCGATCATCGAGCAGGTCCTCGACGCGCTCGGCATCGCCCGCGTCGGCGTCCCCGGCTACGAGGCCGACGACGTGATCGGCACCCTGGCCACCCACGCCACCACCCCGGTCAGGATCGTCACCGGCGACCGGGACCTCTTCCAGCTGGTGGACGACGCCCGCGGCGTACAGGTCCTCTACCCCATCAAGGGCGTCGGCTCCGCCCAACTCATCAATGAGGCCGCCCTCCTCGACAAGTACGGCGTCACCGGCACCGAGTACGCCGACATGGCCGCCCTGCGCGGCGACCCCAGCGACGGCCTGCCCGGCGTCAAGGGCATCGGCGAGAAGACCGCCACCCAACTCATCCGCGAGTACGGCGACCTCGCCGGCATCCGCGCCGCCGCCGCCGACCCGCTCTCCAAACTCACCCCCGCCCGCCGCAAGAACCTGCTCGAAGGCGCCGCCTACCTCGACGTCGCCCCCACCGTCGTCCGCGTCGCCACCGACGTCCCCCTCCCCACCTTCGACCCCGCCCTCCCCCACGAACCCCTCGACCCCATGACCCTCGAAGCCCTCACCACCCAATGGGGCCTCGGCACCTCCCTCACCCGCCTCCTCGACACCCTCGCAGCCACCCACTGA
- a CDS encoding PhzF family phenazine biosynthesis protein translates to MTTVLRYAAFTTDPSGGNKAGVVLDATELTDDRMLAVAAELGYSETAFLTPLGGRDYRVRYFAPTMEVPFCGHATIAAAVAVAEQTGPGDLVFETKAGTVPVAVDEELRATLTSVEPHVQEVDQADLQEALAALDWSAADLDQSLPPRFAYAGARHLVLATATRERLADLSYDFDRLATFMTAHDLITLQLVWRESAAVFHVRDPFPVGGVVEDPATGAAAAAFGAYLRELGQAGPDARLTLHQGEDLGSPGLLHVELRSGDPRVRVSGAAVRLTD, encoded by the coding sequence ATGACCACTGTGCTGCGGTACGCCGCCTTCACCACCGACCCGTCCGGCGGCAACAAGGCGGGAGTGGTGCTGGACGCCACCGAGCTGACGGACGATCGGATGCTGGCCGTCGCCGCCGAGCTCGGCTACTCCGAGACCGCCTTCCTCACCCCGCTGGGCGGGCGCGACTACCGGGTGCGCTACTTCGCGCCCACGATGGAGGTGCCGTTCTGCGGCCACGCCACCATCGCCGCTGCGGTGGCGGTGGCCGAGCAGACCGGCCCCGGGGACCTGGTCTTCGAGACCAAGGCCGGCACGGTCCCGGTCGCGGTCGACGAGGAGCTGCGCGCCACCCTCACCAGCGTCGAGCCACACGTACAGGAAGTCGACCAGGCCGACCTTCAGGAAGCCCTCGCCGCACTCGACTGGTCCGCCGCCGACCTGGACCAGAGCCTGCCGCCGCGGTTCGCCTACGCCGGCGCCCGCCACCTCGTGCTGGCCACCGCCACCCGTGAACGGCTCGCCGACCTCTCCTACGACTTCGACCGGCTCGCCACCTTCATGACGGCCCATGACCTGATCACCCTTCAGCTGGTCTGGCGCGAGTCGGCCGCCGTCTTCCACGTCCGCGACCCGTTCCCGGTCGGCGGCGTGGTCGAGGACCCGGCCACCGGCGCGGCCGCCGCCGCCTTCGGCGCCTACCTGCGCGAGCTGGGCCAGGCCGGCCCCGACGCCCGGCTGACCCTGCACCAGGGCGAGGATCTCGGCAGCCCCGGCCTGCTCCACGTCGAACTGCGCTCCGGCGACCCGCGGGTGCGGGTCTCGGGCGCGGCGGTGCGGCTGACTGACTGA
- a CDS encoding cation diffusion facilitator family transporter — protein sequence MAGHSDHDHSAHSHEHGHGHGGHGGHSHGVAADADRRWLTSALTLIVVFMAAEVVVGFAARSLALISDAAHMLTDAASIVLALIAMRLAARPARGGYTYGLKRAEILSAQANGVTLLVLSAWLGYEAVTRLIEPPAVKGGLVLGTALVGVVVNIAAAWCMSKANRSSLNVEGAFQHVLTDLYAFIATAVAGLIMLTTGFLRADAIASLIVVALMLKAGFGLVRDSGRIFLEAAPAGVDPDALADRLVATPQVEEIHDLHVWEITSGQPALSAHILVAPGGDCHAVRRDLQRRLREEYRITHATLQVDHVGEDEEQQLLQITDAAQASAVADHCADSHGPVHRSGPHPH from the coding sequence ATGGCCGGCCACAGCGACCACGATCACAGTGCTCACAGCCACGAGCACGGCCATGGCCACGGCGGCCACGGCGGCCATTCGCACGGTGTCGCCGCCGACGCCGACCGCCGTTGGCTGACCAGCGCGCTCACCCTGATCGTCGTCTTCATGGCCGCCGAGGTGGTGGTCGGTTTCGCCGCCCGCTCGCTGGCCCTGATCTCCGACGCCGCACACATGCTCACCGACGCCGCCTCGATCGTCCTCGCACTGATCGCGATGCGGCTGGCCGCCAGGCCGGCCCGGGGCGGCTACACCTACGGCCTCAAGCGCGCCGAGATCCTCTCCGCCCAGGCCAACGGCGTCACCCTGCTGGTGCTCTCCGCCTGGCTCGGCTACGAGGCCGTCACCCGGCTGATCGAGCCGCCCGCGGTGAAGGGCGGTCTGGTGCTCGGCACCGCACTGGTCGGCGTGGTGGTCAACATCGCGGCCGCCTGGTGCATGTCCAAGGCCAACCGCAGCTCGCTCAACGTCGAGGGCGCGTTCCAGCACGTACTGACCGACCTCTACGCCTTCATCGCCACCGCCGTGGCCGGACTGATCATGCTGACCACCGGCTTCCTGCGAGCCGACGCGATCGCCTCGCTGATCGTGGTCGCGTTGATGCTGAAGGCCGGCTTCGGCCTGGTCCGCGACTCCGGGCGGATCTTCCTGGAGGCGGCCCCGGCCGGCGTGGACCCGGACGCGCTGGCCGACCGCCTGGTGGCCACCCCGCAGGTGGAGGAGATCCACGACCTGCACGTCTGGGAGATCACCTCCGGCCAGCCGGCCCTCTCCGCGCACATCCTGGTGGCTCCCGGCGGTGACTGCCACGCCGTCCGCCGCGACCTGCAGCGCCGGCTGCGCGAGGAGTACCGGATCACCCACGCCACCCTCCAGGTGGACCACGTCGGCGAGGACGAGGAGCAGCAGCTGCTGCAGATCACCGACGCCGCGCAGGCCTCGGCCGTCGCCGACCACTGCGCCGACTCGCACGGCCCGGTGCACCGCAGCGGCCCGCACCCGCACTGA
- a CDS encoding DUF2510 domain-containing protein translates to MSEAKIPAGWYPDPKDTTTTPRPERWWDGTGWTGSTRPGGSTEHPAGPVNTAGAAGPDGEDTAILDGAAIGGGPTVIEGEVLDNGTVRFPEPPSEPAPSAFGEFPVAPPKKPSLAKRLGKPVLVTAAVAGVLGLAIGSGVTYLAVDHHDRHSQDRAVAQQDANGKLPGHKRGQGNGGGNGQGNGGGQGSGGGNGPGNGQGSGGGNGFPGFPGLPGGKGKGNATEADDLVNGIALPVPSGWTGGTTMKGTAYLSIGSYQCPGSSGNSDGSATCSLGGVNTGQVEGTDPQAAAKQDIVAAAKESYGNIKSHQELKSEPVTVDGRSGYLIRWQVGAEQGNDGTVESVVFPSADGKSLISVRLGFDIADKAPAVSQMDSIISGIKDYTGPGAGTGGGTRT, encoded by the coding sequence GTGAGCGAAGCGAAGATTCCGGCCGGGTGGTACCCGGACCCCAAGGACACCACCACCACTCCCCGGCCCGAACGCTGGTGGGACGGCACCGGCTGGACCGGCAGCACCCGCCCGGGCGGCTCGACCGAGCACCCGGCCGGCCCGGTGAATACGGCCGGCGCGGCCGGCCCGGACGGCGAGGACACGGCGATCCTGGACGGCGCCGCGATCGGCGGCGGCCCGACGGTGATCGAGGGCGAGGTGCTGGACAACGGCACCGTGCGCTTCCCCGAGCCGCCGAGCGAGCCGGCGCCGAGCGCCTTCGGCGAGTTCCCGGTCGCGCCGCCGAAGAAGCCCTCGCTGGCCAAGCGGCTCGGCAAGCCGGTGCTGGTCACGGCGGCGGTGGCCGGCGTGCTGGGGCTGGCCATCGGCTCGGGCGTGACCTACCTCGCGGTGGACCACCACGACCGCCACAGCCAGGACCGCGCAGTCGCGCAGCAGGACGCCAACGGCAAGCTGCCCGGACACAAGCGCGGCCAGGGCAACGGCGGCGGCAATGGTCAGGGCAACGGCGGCGGCCAGGGCAGTGGCGGCGGAAACGGGCCGGGAAACGGTCAGGGCAGCGGCGGCGGCAACGGTTTCCCGGGTTTCCCCGGACTCCCCGGCGGCAAGGGCAAGGGCAATGCCACCGAGGCCGACGACCTGGTCAACGGCATCGCGCTCCCGGTGCCCAGCGGTTGGACCGGCGGCACCACGATGAAGGGCACCGCCTACCTGAGCATCGGCAGCTACCAGTGCCCGGGCTCGAGCGGCAACAGCGACGGCAGCGCCACCTGCTCGCTCGGCGGCGTGAACACCGGCCAGGTCGAGGGCACCGACCCGCAGGCCGCCGCCAAGCAGGACATCGTGGCCGCCGCCAAGGAGTCCTACGGGAACATCAAGTCCCACCAGGAGCTCAAGTCCGAGCCGGTCACCGTGGACGGCCGCAGCGGTTACCTGATCCGCTGGCAGGTCGGCGCCGAGCAGGGCAACGACGGCACGGTGGAGTCGGTGGTCTTCCCGTCCGCCGACGGCAAGAGCCTGATCTCGGTCCGGCTCGGTTTCGACATCGCCGACAAGGCCCCGGCGGTCTCGCAGATGGACAGCATCATCAGCGGGATCAAGGACTACACCGGCCCGGGCGCCGGCACCGGCGGCGGTACCAGGACCTGA
- a CDS encoding alanine racemase produces MAQLTTAAAAAPVTSRGADRARYDRATAHLEAPLAIVDLAAFDANAADLVRRAAGKPVRVASKSVRCRALLERVLKLDGFAGVMSYTLPESIWLVREGFRDVLLAYPSADRAGFAELTGDAELAEQITVLVDDPAQLDLIDRARGGNAQVRVCLELDTSLQLLGGRIRVGARRSPLRTPEDLAAFAELVQLRPGFKVVGLMAYEGHVAGVGDRLAGRPVRSRLIQLMQAKARTELAERRAAVVRAVRRVADLEFVNGGGTGSVQSTVAEAAVTEVAAGSGLYLPRLFDNYRSFHGRPAALFAQPVVRRPGVGVVTVLGGGYPASGAAGPDRSPVPYLPAGLRYDPQEGAGEVQTPLLGSPADDLLIGDRVWFRHAKAGELCERFAELHLIDGDRVVDTVPTYRGEGRTFL; encoded by the coding sequence ATGGCTCAGCTCACAACCGCTGCGGCGGCTGCCCCGGTGACGTCGCGCGGTGCCGACCGCGCTCGCTACGACCGGGCCACGGCGCATCTCGAGGCGCCGCTGGCCATCGTGGACCTGGCGGCCTTCGACGCCAACGCCGCGGACCTGGTGCGCCGGGCCGCCGGGAAGCCCGTCCGGGTGGCCAGCAAGTCGGTGCGCTGCCGGGCCCTGCTGGAGCGGGTGCTGAAGCTGGACGGCTTCGCGGGGGTGATGAGCTACACCCTGCCCGAGTCGATCTGGCTGGTCCGCGAGGGCTTTCGCGACGTGCTGCTCGCCTACCCGTCCGCCGACCGGGCCGGCTTCGCCGAGCTGACCGGCGATGCCGAACTGGCCGAGCAGATCACCGTCCTGGTGGACGACCCCGCGCAACTCGACCTGATCGACCGGGCCAGGGGCGGCAACGCCCAGGTGCGGGTCTGCCTGGAGTTGGACACCTCGCTGCAACTGCTGGGCGGCCGGATCCGGGTCGGCGCCCGCCGCTCCCCGCTGCGCACCCCGGAGGACCTGGCTGCCTTCGCCGAACTGGTCCAACTCCGGCCCGGCTTCAAGGTGGTCGGCCTGATGGCCTACGAGGGTCATGTGGCCGGGGTGGGCGACCGGCTGGCCGGCCGCCCGGTGCGGTCCCGGCTGATCCAGCTGATGCAGGCCAAGGCCCGGACCGAACTGGCCGAGCGACGGGCGGCGGTGGTCCGGGCGGTGCGCCGGGTGGCCGACCTGGAGTTCGTCAACGGCGGCGGCACCGGCAGCGTGCAGAGCACGGTGGCCGAGGCGGCGGTGACCGAGGTGGCGGCCGGCTCGGGCCTGTACCTGCCCCGACTCTTCGACAACTACCGCTCGTTCCACGGGCGTCCGGCCGCGCTCTTCGCGCAGCCGGTGGTGCGCCGGCCCGGCGTCGGCGTGGTGACGGTGCTCGGCGGCGGCTACCCCGCCTCGGGTGCGGCGGGCCCGGACCGCTCCCCCGTCCCGTACCTGCCGGCCGGTCTGCGGTACGACCCGCAGGAGGGTGCCGGCGAGGTGCAGACCCCGCTGCTCGGCTCGCCCGCCGACGACCTGCTGATCGGCGACCGGGTCTGGTTCCGGCACGCCAAGGCCGGGGAGCTGTGCGAGCGCTTCGCCGAGCTGCACCTGATCGACGGCGACCGGGTGGTGGACACGGTGCCGACCTACCGGGGCGAGGGCCGGACCTTCCTGTAG
- a CDS encoding WD40/YVTN/BNR-like repeat-containing protein, whose protein sequence is MTEVLLAVGTEKGLFLGLSYGRRDWAFTGPHFPMNAIYSIGIDRRDGRTRVLVGADSSHWGPSVWHSDDLGKTWNEPGQPAVKFPEHTGASLTRVWQLQPAGPEARGVVYAGTEPAALFRSEDSGETFTLVEPLWAHPQHEQWGEGFGGQGLHTILTDPRDPAALTVAISSGGVYRSTDGGASWAPSNSGIRVSFLPEEYPEFGQCVHKIAPDPTAPDRLYLQNHGGVFRSDDAGANWRPVEEGLPAVFGFAVATHPRKAQVAYLAPLEADYMRMPPGRRCRIYRTDDGGGSWRPLAQGLPEEDHYGVVLRDALRCDDADPAGVYFGNRNGELYASADEGESWRLLASHLPDILCVRAAVVG, encoded by the coding sequence ATGACCGAGGTACTGCTGGCAGTGGGCACCGAGAAGGGCCTCTTCCTGGGGCTGAGCTACGGCCGCCGGGACTGGGCGTTCACCGGCCCGCACTTCCCGATGAACGCGATCTACTCGATCGGCATCGACCGCCGCGACGGTCGCACCCGGGTACTGGTCGGGGCCGACAGCAGCCACTGGGGTCCCTCGGTGTGGCACTCCGACGACCTCGGCAAGACCTGGAACGAGCCCGGGCAGCCGGCCGTGAAGTTCCCCGAGCACACCGGCGCCTCGCTGACCCGGGTCTGGCAGCTGCAGCCGGCCGGGCCCGAGGCGCGCGGGGTGGTGTACGCGGGCACCGAGCCGGCCGCGCTCTTCCGCTCCGAGGACAGCGGCGAGACCTTCACCCTGGTCGAGCCGCTCTGGGCGCACCCGCAGCACGAGCAGTGGGGCGAGGGGTTCGGCGGACAGGGCCTGCACACGATTCTGACGGACCCTCGGGACCCGGCCGCGCTCACCGTGGCGATCTCCTCCGGCGGGGTCTACCGCTCCACCGACGGGGGTGCGAGCTGGGCGCCGTCCAACTCCGGGATCAGGGTGAGCTTCCTGCCGGAGGAGTACCCCGAGTTCGGCCAGTGCGTGCACAAGATCGCCCCGGACCCGACCGCCCCGGACCGGCTCTACCTGCAGAACCACGGCGGCGTCTTCCGCAGTGACGACGCGGGCGCCAACTGGCGTCCGGTCGAGGAGGGCCTGCCCGCGGTGTTCGGCTTCGCGGTGGCCACCCACCCGCGCAAGGCCCAGGTCGCGTACCTCGCGCCGCTGGAGGCGGACTACATGCGGATGCCGCCCGGCCGGCGCTGCCGGATCTACCGCACCGACGACGGCGGTGGCAGCTGGCGCCCGCTCGCCCAGGGCCTGCCCGAGGAGGACCACTACGGCGTGGTGCTGCGCGACGCCCTGCGCTGCGACGACGCGGACCCGGCCGGCGTCTACTTCGGCAACCGCAACGGCGAGCTCTACGCCAGCGCCGACGAGGGCGAGAGCTGGCGCCTGCTCGCCTCGCACCTCCCGGACATCCTCTGCGTGCGCGCAGCGGTGGTGGGGTGA
- a CDS encoding SseB family protein: protein MDRKNIPNPGFAADDGSADPALAQALADFDRDPATEPALLAALPAARLMVPIVALLGEVEVDAAGLKHEKTSDMAVPVIEAPDGRRALPAFTSLATLAAWRADARPAPVAAPDAVLAAYSERADTLLIDPAGPVRYELTGARMRAVAEGRRWLPPVEDPEVLAALRVLLAAEPLVLRAELRPGSATDAVLALALADGAPVQELAQRLAGALAADPVLRVRLSRGLDLALLPADARPTGGSMYQRQD, encoded by the coding sequence GTGGACCGCAAGAACATTCCGAACCCCGGATTCGCCGCCGACGACGGCAGCGCCGACCCGGCCCTGGCCCAGGCGCTGGCCGACTTCGACCGCGACCCGGCCACCGAGCCCGCGCTGCTCGCCGCGCTGCCCGCCGCCCGGCTGATGGTCCCGATCGTGGCCCTGCTCGGCGAGGTCGAGGTGGACGCCGCAGGGCTCAAGCACGAGAAGACCAGTGACATGGCGGTGCCGGTGATCGAGGCGCCGGACGGCCGGCGCGCGCTGCCCGCCTTCACCTCGCTGGCCACCCTGGCGGCCTGGCGGGCCGACGCCCGCCCGGCCCCGGTGGCCGCCCCGGACGCCGTCCTGGCCGCCTACTCCGAGCGGGCCGACACCCTGCTGATCGACCCGGCCGGGCCGGTGAGGTACGAGCTGACGGGGGCCCGGATGCGCGCCGTCGCGGAGGGGCGCCGCTGGCTGCCACCGGTCGAGGACCCCGAGGTGCTGGCCGCGCTGCGGGTGCTGCTGGCCGCCGAGCCGCTGGTACTGCGCGCCGAGCTGCGTCCGGGCAGCGCCACCGACGCGGTGCTGGCGCTGGCGCTGGCCGACGGGGCTCCGGTGCAGGAGCTCGCCCAGCGGCTGGCCGGTGCGCTGGCGGCCGACCCGGTGCTGCGGGTCCGGCTGAGCCGCGGCCTGGACCTCGCACTGCTGCCCGCCGACGCACGGCCGACGGGCGGCAGCATGTACCAGCGTCAGGACTAG